A DNA window from Vicinamibacterales bacterium contains the following coding sequences:
- a CDS encoding fibronectin type III domain-containing protein, translating to MTHVLRVAALVVLIGGLTPAAAQERLELFTWIGNQPRAIEVDGSVSGFGAIGRVTSLTQLPPGGVPFKPPTVIAGGRYAAWTGPSGGHPGWDVFVFDRVTRRVSVLPAQMLPPGAYGPDVVVLTTVGADPRRPRLFLAAHRFTTPVSHVVWAIDLDGGPPVAMWSDPALPFISGFAYARDVDEIFLLANLDTVVVLDGVTGREKRRWPATGAGLVVDPGGRVAWIDQGPQIVAVDAATGSQIASTVGHSPILDEQRRVLLSVAGEDEFLRAHDPLALTTLGSVRIDFSPSLRGMFASTSVLPGRWMTGAYVVRSESRRLDGVCNAMVVDVYDPNGTRRDTADILRIIDATSGGCTAYPVLFRSPFAPSGLTAAVAGRDVTLAWRDPGDATHFELEFGFAPGQRAGSLRLGRANSLTIPGVPPGTYYLRVKAVNAVGGSPVSNEVRVVVP from the coding sequence ATGACGCACGTTCTTCGTGTTGCCGCGCTCGTCGTCCTGATCGGCGGCCTGACCCCCGCCGCGGCCCAGGAGCGTCTCGAGCTGTTCACCTGGATTGGAAATCAACCCCGTGCCATCGAAGTGGATGGCTCGGTCAGCGGATTCGGCGCCATCGGCCGCGTGACCTCGCTCACGCAGCTTCCTCCCGGCGGAGTGCCGTTCAAACCTCCGACGGTCATCGCCGGCGGGCGGTATGCCGCCTGGACGGGCCCCAGCGGCGGACATCCCGGATGGGACGTCTTCGTGTTCGACCGCGTCACCCGACGCGTCTCGGTGCTCCCCGCGCAGATGCTGCCGCCGGGCGCGTACGGTCCTGACGTCGTCGTGCTCACCACGGTCGGCGCCGATCCCCGCCGGCCGCGGCTGTTCCTCGCAGCGCACAGGTTCACGACGCCCGTGAGCCATGTGGTCTGGGCGATCGATCTCGACGGCGGCCCCCCGGTGGCCATGTGGTCCGATCCGGCCCTGCCCTTCATCTCGGGGTTCGCGTACGCGCGGGACGTGGACGAGATCTTCCTGCTCGCCAACTTGGACACGGTCGTCGTCCTGGACGGGGTGACCGGCAGGGAGAAGCGTCGGTGGCCCGCGACGGGCGCGGGGCTCGTCGTGGACCCGGGCGGCCGCGTGGCGTGGATCGATCAGGGCCCGCAGATCGTCGCGGTCGATGCGGCGACCGGCAGTCAGATCGCGAGCACGGTTGGACACTCGCCCATCCTCGACGAGCAACGACGCGTCCTGCTCTCGGTGGCTGGCGAGGACGAGTTCCTCCGCGCCCACGACCCGCTCGCGTTGACGACGCTCGGCAGCGTACGCATCGACTTCTCGCCGAGCCTCCGCGGCATGTTCGCGAGCACGTCCGTGCTGCCAGGCCGATGGATGACGGGAGCCTACGTGGTCCGCTCGGAGTCACGCCGGCTCGACGGCGTCTGCAATGCGATGGTCGTGGACGTGTACGACCCCAACGGCACGAGGCGCGACACCGCGGACATCCTGCGCATCATCGATGCCACGAGCGGCGGCTGCACGGCGTATCCGGTGCTGTTCCGGTCGCCGTTCGCGCCGTCGGGCCTGACGGCCGCGGTGGCGGGACGCGACGTCACGCTTGCGTGGAGGGATCCGGGCGACGCGACGCACTTCGAGCTGGAGTTCGGCTTCGCGCCGGGTCAGCGCGCCGGCAGCCTGCGCCTGGGCCGGGCCAACAGCCTCACGATTCCCGGGGTGCCGCCCGGCACGTACTACCTGCGGGTGAAGGCCGTGAACGCCGTTGGGGGAAGCCCGGTGTCGAACGAGGTCAGAGTCGTCGTCCCATAG
- a CDS encoding ATP-binding protein, with the protein MHSNELSTTIAAWWRWLMAAAIVFLAILGAVAASQYGQLTDAYDDIERSEAVTRAVDSLVSVLVDAETGYRGYLLSGNPIFLEPYRGIDTRAREALVTLAGFVAEDPMRRDDLGRLSKLVDDRLLEMATNVRHYDDGDVQAAIAGVRSADGKRTMDSVRLVAATLKSEERSLTAQRTRQAAAASAAARGFGIAAVAMTLLLSTLGWALSRTMEQRRVELAAETIARLEAERDAAASSANLAQSESFNRSLLDSSADCIAVLSPAGEVSFLNTAGLRMLPSANASGLEGTPFVAYWPGHEEEVHAALRTARAGGESRFAASHADAGAQRWWDVIVTASTDSGGQVTRLVATARDITQQKLAEEERLQLLASERAARSEAERAARIKDDFVSTLSHELRTPLNAILGWVGVLRQDRTADTVAKAIDVIDRNSRRQSQMVDDLLDMGRILSGKMRLDVQRVDLATVIEEAILSAQPSADAKGVRLQQVLGSAAIVRGDTARLQQVVWNLLSNAVKFTPRGGQVQVTLRKVNSHVHLQVTDTGIGIAPHLLDHVFDRFRQADAATSRRQSGLGLGLSIVKSLVELHGGTVDVASDGEHQGTTFTVRLPLALATPKEHDSVDGVPAVPPLSASLAGLKVLVLDDEEDAREVVRRLLEDAGAEVTAAGSADAAQRLLEDGLIPDVVVSDVGMPDRDGYEFIRSVRHMPPPLATVPAAALTALARLEDRKRAMLSGFQTHLAKPVDPAELVAAVASLAGRTGRG; encoded by the coding sequence ATGCATTCGAACGAACTCAGCACGACGATCGCCGCCTGGTGGCGCTGGCTGATGGCGGCGGCCATCGTCTTCCTCGCCATCCTCGGCGCTGTCGCCGCGTCTCAGTACGGGCAGCTCACCGACGCCTACGACGACATCGAGCGGTCCGAAGCGGTCACGCGCGCCGTTGACAGCCTGGTCTCCGTGCTCGTGGACGCCGAGACCGGCTACCGCGGCTACCTGCTCTCGGGCAACCCGATCTTCCTGGAGCCCTACCGGGGCATCGACACGCGGGCGCGTGAGGCGCTGGTGACGCTGGCCGGGTTCGTGGCCGAAGACCCCATGCGCCGGGACGACCTGGGCCGCCTCTCGAAGCTGGTGGACGACCGCCTGCTCGAGATGGCGACGAACGTGCGCCACTACGACGACGGCGACGTGCAGGCGGCCATCGCGGGGGTCCGCAGCGCCGACGGCAAGCGGACGATGGACTCGGTCCGGCTGGTCGCCGCGACGCTCAAGTCCGAGGAGCGTTCCCTCACCGCCCAGCGGACGCGGCAGGCCGCCGCGGCGTCGGCCGCCGCCCGCGGCTTCGGCATCGCGGCGGTGGCCATGACGCTTCTGCTGAGCACGCTCGGCTGGGCGCTGAGCCGCACGATGGAACAGCGCCGCGTCGAACTGGCCGCCGAGACGATCGCGCGGCTCGAGGCGGAGCGGGACGCGGCGGCGTCGTCCGCGAACCTCGCGCAGAGCGAGAGCTTCAACCGCAGCCTGCTCGACAGCTCGGCCGACTGCATCGCCGTCCTCTCGCCGGCCGGCGAGGTGTCGTTCTTGAACACCGCCGGCCTCCGCATGCTGCCCTCGGCGAATGCGTCCGGCCTGGAAGGCACGCCGTTCGTGGCCTACTGGCCGGGACACGAAGAGGAGGTCCACGCGGCCCTGCGAACGGCGCGGGCCGGCGGCGAGAGCCGCTTCGCCGCGAGTCACGCGGACGCCGGCGCGCAGCGGTGGTGGGACGTCATCGTGACGGCCTCCACGGACTCCGGCGGCCAGGTGACCCGCCTGGTCGCCACGGCACGCGACATCACCCAGCAGAAGCTGGCCGAGGAAGAGCGCCTGCAGCTGCTGGCGAGCGAGCGGGCGGCGCGGTCGGAAGCCGAGCGCGCGGCCCGGATCAAGGACGACTTCGTGAGCACGCTCTCCCACGAGCTGCGCACGCCCCTGAACGCGATCCTCGGCTGGGTGGGCGTGCTGCGCCAGGACCGCACCGCCGACACGGTGGCCAAGGCCATCGATGTCATCGACCGCAACTCGCGGCGGCAGTCGCAGATGGTGGACGACCTGCTCGACATGGGCCGCATCCTGTCGGGGAAGATGCGGCTCGACGTGCAGCGCGTGGACCTGGCGACCGTGATCGAGGAGGCCATCCTCTCGGCGCAGCCGTCGGCCGACGCCAAGGGCGTCCGGCTGCAGCAGGTGCTCGGATCGGCGGCCATCGTCCGCGGCGACACCGCCCGCCTCCAGCAGGTGGTGTGGAACCTGCTGAGCAACGCCGTCAAGTTCACGCCGCGCGGCGGCCAGGTGCAGGTGACGCTGCGCAAGGTGAACAGCCACGTGCACCTGCAGGTGACCGACACCGGCATCGGCATCGCGCCGCACCTGCTGGATCACGTCTTCGATCGGTTCCGCCAGGCCGACGCCGCGACGAGCCGGCGGCAGAGCGGCCTGGGACTGGGCCTGTCGATCGTGAAGAGCCTCGTGGAGCTGCACGGCGGCACCGTGGACGTGGCCAGCGACGGCGAGCACCAGGGCACGACCTTCACGGTCAGGCTGCCGCTGGCCCTGGCGACGCCGAAGGAACACGACAGCGTCGACGGCGTGCCCGCGGTCCCGCCGTTGAGCGCCTCGCTGGCGGGCCTGAAGGTGCTGGTGCTGGACGACGAGGAGGACGCGCGCGAGGTCGTGCGGCGGCTGCTGGAAGACGCGGGCGCGGAGGTGACGGCCGCCGGGTCCGCCGACGCCGCGCAGCGGTTGCTCGAGGACGGGCTCATCCCCGACGTCGTCGTCAGCGACGTGGGCATGCCGGATCGCGACGGCTACGAGTTCATCCGGAGCGTGCGCCACATGCCGCCGCCCCTGGCCACGGTGCCGGCCGCGGCCCTGACGGCGCTGGCACGGCTCGAGGACCGCAAGCGCGCGATGCTGTCCGGGTTCCAGACCCACCTGGCGAAGCCCGTCGATCCTGCAGAGCTCGTGGCTGCCGTGGCCTCGCTGGCCGGACGGACGGGGCGGGGCTGA
- the fahA gene encoding fumarylacetoacetase encodes MAPLDDTHDPSRRSWVTSANGHDDFPLQNLPLGIFSTAANQRPRGGVAIGDEVLDLGAVLDAGLLDGEAAHAAGLAAGTTLNALMEAGAGPRQALRARLFTLLAAGAAERDVVAPLLTPASSCTVHLPTVIGDYTDFYAGIHHAMNVGRQFRPDNPLLPNYKHVPIGYHGRSSSIVVSGTPVRRPEGQRKGPGDETPVFGPSRRLDYELELGVWIGPGNTLGSPIPIGEAAAHIAGFCLLNDWSARDIQAWEYQPLGPFLAKNFATSISPWVVTPEALAPFAIAQPPRPEGDPAPLPYLTDAGDLARGAFDIELEVLLYTACLRAQGLPPERLSIGSTRHLYWTVAQLVAHHASNGCNLRPGDLLGSGTISTPTPGGFGSLLEITAGGTQPVALASGRTRTFLEDGDEVIMRARARRDGHVTLGFGDVRGRVGPA; translated from the coding sequence ATGGCGCCCCTCGACGACACCCACGATCCCAGCAGGCGGAGCTGGGTGACCTCCGCGAACGGCCACGACGACTTCCCGCTGCAGAACCTGCCGCTGGGCATCTTCTCCACGGCCGCGAACCAGCGGCCGCGCGGAGGCGTGGCCATCGGGGACGAGGTGCTCGATCTCGGGGCCGTCCTCGATGCCGGGCTGCTCGACGGCGAGGCCGCGCACGCGGCGGGCCTGGCGGCCGGGACGACGTTGAACGCGCTGATGGAGGCCGGGGCCGGTCCCCGCCAGGCGCTGCGGGCGCGGCTGTTCACGCTGCTCGCGGCCGGCGCCGCCGAACGCGACGTCGTGGCGCCGCTACTCACCCCCGCGAGCTCCTGCACCGTCCACCTGCCGACGGTCATCGGCGACTACACCGACTTCTACGCGGGCATCCATCACGCGATGAATGTCGGCCGGCAGTTCCGGCCCGACAACCCGCTGCTGCCGAACTACAAGCACGTGCCGATCGGGTACCACGGCCGGAGCTCGTCCATCGTGGTGTCGGGCACGCCGGTGCGCCGTCCCGAGGGCCAGCGGAAGGGCCCTGGCGACGAGACGCCCGTCTTCGGGCCGTCCCGGCGCCTGGACTACGAACTGGAGCTGGGCGTCTGGATCGGACCCGGCAACACGCTGGGATCGCCGATCCCGATCGGCGAGGCCGCCGCCCACATCGCCGGCTTCTGCCTCCTGAACGACTGGTCGGCCCGGGACATCCAGGCGTGGGAGTACCAGCCGCTCGGTCCGTTCCTGGCCAAGAACTTCGCAACCTCGATCTCGCCGTGGGTGGTCACGCCGGAGGCGCTCGCGCCCTTCGCCATCGCGCAGCCGCCCCGGCCCGAGGGCGATCCGGCGCCCCTCCCGTACCTGACCGACGCGGGCGACCTGGCGCGCGGCGCGTTCGACATCGAGCTCGAGGTACTGCTCTACACGGCCTGCCTCAGGGCGCAGGGCCTGCCACCCGAGCGTCTCTCGATCGGCAGCACCCGCCACCTGTACTGGACCGTCGCTCAGCTCGTTGCGCACCACGCCTCCAACGGCTGCAACCTGCGGCCCGGCGATCTCCTGGGGTCGGGCACGATCTCCACGCCGACGCCCGGCGGCTTCGGCAGCCTGCTGGAGATCACGGCGGGCGGCACCCAGCCGGTCGCCCTCGCGTCGGGCCGGACGCGCACCTTCCTCGAAGACGGCGACGAGGTGATCATGCGCGCCCGCGCGCGGCGCGACGGGCACGTCACGCTCGGTTTCGGCGACGTGCGAGGCAGGGTCGGCCCGGCTTGA
- a CDS encoding PRC-barrel domain-containing protein: MLSASTLAGDNVVNAAGENLGSIEDLMIDLDRGRVAYAVLSFGGFLGMGDKLFAVPWDALEVDTTNKCFRLDVPKEKLESAPGFDKAQWPTNADTSFVSSIYSYYGTPQYW, translated from the coding sequence GTGCTGTCGGCGAGCACGCTCGCGGGAGACAACGTCGTGAACGCCGCCGGGGAGAACCTGGGCAGCATCGAGGATCTGATGATCGATCTCGATCGCGGGCGCGTCGCGTACGCCGTGCTCTCCTTCGGCGGCTTCCTCGGCATGGGCGACAAGCTGTTCGCGGTGCCCTGGGACGCGTTGGAGGTCGACACCACGAACAAGTGCTTCAGGCTCGACGTGCCGAAGGAGAAGCTCGAGTCGGCGCCAGGCTTCGACAAGGCGCAGTGGCCGACCAACGCCGATACGTCGTTCGTCTCGAGCATCTACAGCTACTACGGCACGCCGCAGTACTGGTAG
- a CDS encoding DNA starvation/stationary phase protection protein — translation MSTTTHRRPSATAIAKELSAENRAESPLVHALRQQVANAVVLYLNYKHYHWQTHGPHFRDLHRMFDEFADEVLASLDPMAERIRMIGQDPPAHPLEAIELATVSPAAAGSTIRQMVEELGTQGLVVIKGMREAARVADEHDDPGTVDLFSKFVQIHEKHEWWARDILHGGDGLS, via the coding sequence ATGTCCACCACCACGCACCGTCGCCCGAGCGCCACGGCCATTGCGAAGGAACTGTCAGCCGAGAACCGCGCCGAGAGTCCGCTGGTGCATGCGCTGCGGCAACAGGTCGCCAACGCCGTCGTCCTGTATTTGAACTACAAGCACTATCACTGGCAGACGCACGGCCCGCACTTCCGCGACCTGCACCGGATGTTCGACGAGTTCGCCGACGAGGTGCTGGCGAGCCTCGATCCGATGGCGGAGCGCATCAGGATGATCGGCCAGGACCCTCCGGCCCATCCGCTCGAGGCGATCGAGCTGGCCACCGTGTCGCCGGCGGCGGCGGGCTCGACGATCCGCCAGATGGTCGAGGAACTGGGCACGCAGGGCCTGGTCGTCATCAAGGGCATGCGCGAGGCGGCTCGCGTCGCCGACGAACACGACGATCCGGGCACGGTGGACCTGTTCTCGAAGTTCGTCCAGATCCACGAGAAGCACGAGTGGTGGGCACGCGACATCCTGCACGGAGGCGACGGGCTGAGCTGA
- a CDS encoding Rieske 2Fe-2S domain-containing protein has product MPWHRAAARSDLDGRGVLGTSCGGRRVALYALDDGVYATSDTCPHMGASLAEGCVVQGWIECPAHRALFDIRTGAADGAVTATGLRTFPVKVEGGAVFVDVPSVEESAG; this is encoded by the coding sequence ATGCCCTGGCACCGCGCCGCCGCGCGATCGGACCTCGACGGCCGGGGCGTTCTGGGCACGAGCTGCGGCGGCCGGCGTGTGGCACTCTACGCGCTGGACGACGGCGTGTACGCCACGAGCGACACCTGCCCGCACATGGGCGCGTCGCTCGCGGAAGGCTGCGTGGTGCAGGGCTGGATCGAGTGCCCGGCGCACCGCGCGCTGTTCGACATCCGCACCGGCGCCGCGGACGGCGCCGTCACGGCCACCGGCCTGCGGACGTTTCCGGTGAAGGTCGAGGGCGGGGCCGTCTTCGTGGACGTGCCGTCCGTCGAGGAGAGCGCAGGATGA
- a CDS encoding transporter: MTGLPRHRDVSSRLAALAAACLLWGGAAAPAQAQQSVTDVLTFLMTNRSIPTDDFVRDERAAADTAGVLARFLTLELATVPVPTSAGGFTYRLDPTLGTVVRSSDSFGPFFAERSLSSGRNRATLGLAYRSSSFRDIDGRSLRDGTLISTASVLRGAAVPFDVETVALRIRTDTVTVTGNYGVSDRADIGIAVPFVRVRLDGQRADTYRGRTVVQAAGSASASGVGDVVLRTKYNVFRDGASGVAIAGEALLPVGREEDLLGGGRTTITPRLIASYEGGRIGLHGDVGYAFRESSNALGYALALTVVPARTLTLVGEILGRRIEGLGRLANTTQPHPRLVGIDTIRLTSVPRTTDRVLFAAGFKWNVADTWLATANVRKSLTSSGLEAGWVPTVTLEYSLGR; encoded by the coding sequence ATGACGGGCCTGCCGCGCCACCGGGACGTGAGCTCGCGCCTCGCGGCACTGGCGGCGGCGTGCCTGCTGTGGGGCGGCGCGGCGGCGCCGGCCCAGGCGCAACAGTCCGTGACGGACGTCCTCACGTTCCTGATGACCAACCGCTCGATCCCGACCGACGACTTCGTCCGGGACGAGAGAGCGGCCGCCGACACTGCGGGCGTCCTGGCGCGTTTTCTCACCCTCGAGCTGGCGACGGTGCCCGTTCCCACGTCGGCCGGCGGATTCACCTACCGCCTCGATCCCACCCTCGGCACGGTCGTGCGATCGAGCGACAGCTTCGGTCCGTTCTTCGCGGAGCGGTCGCTGTCGTCGGGACGGAACCGCGCCACCCTGGGTCTGGCGTATCGCAGTTCCTCGTTTCGCGACATCGACGGCCGCAGCCTGCGTGACGGGACGCTGATCTCCACTGCGAGCGTGCTGCGCGGCGCCGCCGTGCCCTTCGACGTCGAGACCGTCGCGCTCCGGATTCGTACCGACACGGTGACCGTCACCGGCAACTACGGTGTCAGCGACCGGGCTGACATCGGGATCGCCGTGCCGTTCGTGCGCGTGCGCCTCGACGGCCAACGGGCGGACACCTATCGCGGGCGCACGGTCGTGCAGGCCGCGGGTTCCGCCTCGGCGTCCGGCGTGGGTGACGTCGTGCTGCGGACGAAGTACAACGTGTTCCGCGACGGCGCGAGCGGCGTGGCGATCGCCGGCGAGGCGCTCCTGCCTGTCGGCCGCGAGGAAGATCTGCTCGGCGGCGGGCGGACGACGATCACGCCGCGGCTGATCGCGTCGTACGAGGGCGGCCGAATCGGCCTGCACGGCGACGTTGGCTACGCGTTTCGCGAGTCGTCGAACGCGCTCGGGTACGCCCTGGCCCTCACCGTCGTGCCGGCACGGACGCTCACGCTCGTCGGCGAGATCCTTGGCCGCAGGATCGAGGGGCTGGGCCGACTCGCGAACACGACCCAGCCCCACCCGCGGCTCGTGGGTATCGACACGATCCGGCTGACCAGCGTCCCGCGGACCACCGATCGCGTGCTCTTCGCGGCCGGATTCAAGTGGAATGTCGCGGACACCTGGCTGGCGACAGCCAACGTCCGCAAGTCGCTCACGAGCAGCGGCCTGGAGGCCGGGTGGGTGCCAACGGTCACACTGGAGTACTCGCTTGGACGATGA
- a CDS encoding BACON domain-containing carbohydrate-binding protein, whose translation MAVLAAAIVMGCGSNSAVTTTGPTQSKCQVALASPSASMGPDGGTGSVTVTTSPECPWDVTSGVSWVSGLTPASGQGDGTVSFQVAPNPQPMPRDGDIVVNDDRVTVSQQAAPCRFDLQPASLTVPAAGGTPQLAVSTDGACAWRLATDVGWMAFASPEAGSGAGTVALRVAPNSGRNARVGTIAVGDAQVVVTQLGAIPDPTCAYSIAVTTVFPLPAAGGVGTVAVSTTPACTWSAAGTAPWIAVTSGAAGQGSGVATFSVGGNPGGARSAALAVAGHVVAVTQEAAALPCAYAISPRSAAIPEAGGTQTVSVTAAAGCTWTADTNDAWITVVSGARGSGDGTVTVSVAANSSGARVGTVGIAGQTFTVSQAASPAPCAYTIAPTAASIPETGGTQTVSVSAGAGCAWTAAANDAWITVVSGAGGSGNGTVTFGVAANTGGARTGSLTIAGQTFTVTQAAFVCTFTVSPTSFTFTDAGGSGTVTVSASAGCAWTAQRNDGWITLTSGGSGSGDGTVSFAVDDRKGRSDRTGTLTIAGTLVTVLQRGRP comes from the coding sequence ATGGCTGTGCTCGCCGCAGCGATCGTCATGGGCTGCGGGTCCAACTCCGCCGTGACGACGACGGGCCCCACGCAGTCGAAGTGCCAGGTCGCGCTCGCCTCGCCGTCCGCGAGCATGGGTCCCGACGGAGGCACGGGCAGCGTCACCGTCACGACATCCCCCGAATGCCCGTGGGACGTCACGTCCGGCGTGAGCTGGGTCTCCGGCCTGACGCCCGCATCGGGTCAGGGCGACGGCACCGTCAGCTTCCAGGTGGCGCCCAACCCTCAGCCGATGCCGAGAGACGGCGACATCGTCGTCAACGACGATCGCGTGACGGTGTCCCAGCAGGCGGCCCCCTGCCGATTCGATCTGCAGCCGGCGAGCCTGACGGTGCCGGCCGCGGGGGGCACGCCGCAACTCGCGGTGTCCACGGACGGCGCGTGTGCCTGGCGGCTGGCGACCGACGTGGGCTGGATGGCCTTCGCCTCGCCCGAGGCTGGCAGCGGCGCCGGCACGGTGGCGCTCCGCGTCGCGCCGAACTCCGGACGGAACGCGCGGGTGGGCACGATCGCGGTGGGCGACGCGCAGGTCGTGGTCACGCAGCTTGGCGCGATACCCGACCCGACGTGCGCCTACTCGATCGCGGTGACCACCGTCTTCCCGCTGCCCGCGGCGGGTGGCGTGGGGACCGTCGCTGTGTCCACCACGCCGGCCTGCACATGGTCGGCGGCTGGCACGGCGCCGTGGATCGCGGTGACGTCGGGGGCCGCGGGCCAGGGGTCCGGCGTCGCGACCTTCAGCGTCGGCGGCAACCCGGGCGGCGCCCGCTCCGCGGCCCTTGCGGTCGCGGGCCATGTGGTCGCCGTCACGCAGGAGGCCGCCGCCCTCCCATGCGCGTACGCGATCAGTCCGCGGAGCGCCGCGATCCCGGAGGCTGGAGGCACGCAGACGGTGTCGGTGACGGCTGCGGCCGGGTGCACGTGGACGGCCGATACGAACGACGCCTGGATCACCGTGGTGTCCGGAGCCCGTGGGAGCGGCGACGGCACGGTCACCGTCAGCGTGGCCGCGAATTCGAGCGGTGCCCGCGTCGGCACCGTCGGCATCGCCGGGCAGACCTTCACCGTGTCGCAGGCCGCGTCACCGGCGCCCTGTGCCTACACGATCGCTCCGACGGCGGCATCCATCCCCGAGACCGGCGGCACACAGACGGTCTCGGTCTCGGCCGGGGCGGGGTGCGCCTGGACCGCCGCCGCCAACGACGCCTGGATCACGGTCGTGTCGGGGGCCGGTGGGAGCGGCAACGGCACCGTCACATTCGGCGTGGCCGCGAACACGGGCGGGGCCCGCACCGGGTCGCTCACGATCGCCGGCCAGACGTTCACGGTGACCCAGGCCGCCTTCGTCTGCACGTTCACGGTGAGCCCGACGAGCTTCACGTTCACCGACGCCGGAGGCAGCGGGACGGTGACCGTGTCGGCGAGTGCCGGGTGTGCCTGGACGGCGCAGCGGAACGACGGGTGGATCACCCTCACGTCGGGAGGCAGCGGAAGCGGCGACGGGACTGTCTCCTTCGCCGTCGACGATCGCAAGGGCCGGAGCGACAGGACCGGCACGCTCACCATTGCCGGCACGCTGGTCACCGTGCTGCAGCGGGGCCGGCCATGA
- the hmgA gene encoding homogentisate 1,2-dioxygenase: MNPPTPTPEAAEAARAGQPTVTAGYMSGFGNGFETEALPGALPIGRNSPQKCAYGLYAEQLSGSPFTAPRATNERSWLYRIRPTVAHFGDFEKVDAGLWRTAPCQDADVPIAPMRWSPVPVPDGPVSFVEGVRTITTAGDAGAQAGMGAHVYVVTRSMQDEYFYDADGELLFVPQSGDLRLWTEFGIIDIEPGEIAVIPRGVKIRVELPGGPARGYLCENYGGAFTLPDRGPIGANCLANPRDFLTPVAAYEDRDAPSRLVVKWGGALWASALEHSPLDVVAWHGNYAPYKYDLRRYSPVGPVLYDHADPSIFTVLTSPSETRGTANIDFVIFPDRWMVAENTFRPPWYHMNVMSEFMGLVYGQYDAKPQGFVPGGFSLHNTMLPHGPDVDAFETNSNVPLAPKKLEHTMAFMFETRFPQKVTAFAAGAECRQDTYAKYGRALRKHFDPTKP; this comes from the coding sequence ATGAACCCACCGACTCCCACTCCCGAGGCCGCCGAGGCCGCGCGCGCCGGCCAGCCCACCGTGACGGCCGGCTACATGTCGGGCTTCGGCAACGGCTTCGAGACCGAGGCCCTGCCCGGCGCCCTGCCCATCGGCCGCAACTCCCCGCAGAAGTGCGCCTACGGCCTCTACGCCGAGCAGCTCAGCGGATCGCCCTTCACGGCGCCCCGGGCCACCAACGAGCGGTCGTGGCTGTACAGGATCCGCCCCACCGTCGCGCACTTCGGCGATTTCGAGAAGGTGGACGCCGGCCTGTGGCGCACCGCGCCCTGCCAGGACGCCGACGTGCCGATCGCGCCCATGCGATGGAGTCCCGTGCCGGTGCCCGACGGCCCGGTGTCGTTCGTGGAGGGCGTGCGCACGATCACGACCGCCGGCGACGCCGGCGCGCAGGCGGGCATGGGCGCGCACGTCTACGTCGTGACGCGCTCGATGCAGGACGAATACTTCTACGATGCCGACGGCGAGCTGCTGTTCGTGCCGCAGTCCGGCGACCTGCGCCTGTGGACCGAGTTCGGCATCATCGACATCGAGCCCGGGGAGATCGCCGTCATCCCGCGCGGGGTCAAGATCCGCGTGGAGCTGCCGGGCGGCCCCGCGCGAGGGTATCTCTGCGAGAACTACGGCGGCGCCTTCACCCTGCCCGACCGCGGACCGATCGGGGCCAACTGCCTGGCCAATCCGCGCGACTTCCTCACGCCGGTCGCGGCGTACGAGGATCGGGACGCGCCGTCGCGCCTCGTCGTGAAGTGGGGCGGCGCGCTGTGGGCGTCGGCGCTGGAGCACTCGCCGCTCGACGTCGTGGCCTGGCACGGCAACTACGCCCCCTACAAGTACGACCTGCGGCGGTACTCGCCGGTCGGCCCCGTGCTCTACGACCACGCCGACCCGTCGATCTTCACGGTGCTGACCTCGCCGTCCGAGACCCGCGGCACGGCGAACATCGACTTCGTGATCTTCCCGGACCGGTGGATGGTCGCCGAGAACACGTTCCGGCCGCCCTGGTACCACATGAACGTGATGAGCGAGTTCATGGGCCTCGTCTACGGCCAGTACGACGCCAAGCCCCAGGGCTTCGTGCCCGGCGGCTTCTCGCTCCACAACACCATGCTGCCGCACGGGCCCGACGTGGACGCCTTCGAGACCAACAGCAACGTCCCGCTCGCCCCGAAGAAGCTCGAGCACACGATGGCGTTCATGTTCGAGACGCGGTTCCCGCAGAAGGTGACGGCGTTCGCGGCCGGCGCCGAGTGCCGGCAGGACACGTACGCGAAGTACGGGCGCGCGCTCCGGAAGCACTTCGATCCCACGAAACCCTGA